The genome window GGCaatcatttgttggaggcttccatgtcaatgcctggcaacaacaaattctttatattacctccgtgaatgggttttccTTTTCACTTGTCGATTTTCTGTTGTAcagaagtaacattcgacatgggatcccattttcTGCTTTCCAAGTTCAAAAGAGAcaattatctgccatgacagtggcttgatgtaattggctagaagaTTGTTTCTAAAAGAAAAACTCACAAAGAGAACGCCCTTGATTGtggtgcaatttttttaaatcaagtacctccCTAATGACTTGGGATAGTGGAAAAACTACAgagggcttagagagtcgcctttgAAAATTCCATGCGTGATTGTTATCTCCTctgaggataccgatagtttCGTGCTTCAATTCTTCAtcaggagaagaacgacattcgggttgatttagTGCAAGCGTAATACTTGTAGTAATCcgaaatgtgatatggagtgaAATGTTgacttataatcgatgtagattgtcgagatatttaattttttgattgtcagtctgctttacagctactgtATTGACAATAAGCTGTTCTTACAGCACCTGAAGCCTCttgcgcattttttttttgctcctcagaaatCAATTAATCAAGGTGGAGATGTTCGCGTAGCGAACTGAAGTAAAGACCTTGgtgggaagacaagtaattggttgatattttgaagggcaagaggcaccctgttcttTGGGAATTAGATAGGCTATCCCTCtagtgaaaaattgtggaaagttatgaatcttgtcaactcctggcgccttccaattacctgccttcTCAAGGGCTATTTCACAATCGGCTTCAGTGATGCCAGGCGTGGGTATTTTTGGAGAGCcttgcatgaacgcataaggtgtgggagccatgcTGCTTCTAATTGGCAAGGGCTGGTTTGTCGCCAAAAGTCTCCtgtctgatccagatcgagattACTTTGTTGACCTGAGTtgttgagatttttataaaatcttcTATGtttttggaagaacaaggtgttgtctgtccttggCTAAAAGCTCTTTTGATATCTACGGATGCAATTGCAGGATACCACGAGTTATACTTCCGCCTCTCGAGCATTTCTGCGATTAAAATATCATTGGAGAGATGTTAGTTGCCAATGATGTCGGCAACACCTCTGTATGCTCTTCTTCCAATAAGTGCTTGAGCAACGCGAGCAATCTTCTTTCtgaacttttcgactcttttgttgagtgtGTGGAGACGAATAACTGTGGCAGCTGTAACATAGATCAAGCTATGAACTTATGTCACAACAATCTTGCTAGCTTAACGATCATCCGGAATTCTGTCAACCGCAGCGATGATATTgttagttgccgaagtaaacatTAGTTTTAGGATCTTTGGCCTAACCCCTGGGAGAATTTCAGCATATTTTGTTCTTTCCTTTCGATTTTGATAGAATTGTTCACCATGAATTTCTTCTCAAGGGGAAACTGTCAACCAACGTTACGATGGAGCAGTTTTTTAAAGACTACGAAAAAATTTTCGGTTCTTGATCTCAACAATGCATGTGCCTATTCAGTGTTGTCAATTAGAGAGTGTTGTGCAAAAATCCAATTACGCCAAATTGTTCCTCAAGTTGAAGCCTCGGCTCAAAAGACGTAATTTCGACCCCATCGAGGATAGAGATCAATATACCCACATAAACCATTtggaataattaagacttgccttttctattTGCTAGTAACATTTATTATGCttgaaaataccgatattttgggagccatttgttcccttcatcggtGCCAACAAATCCAAGACTATATGGCtaagtggaaaaattaatttaagtaTCTCTAGAGTAGGAGACaacaaatcttcttctttctttagcctttgtgcatttcagaagcggggtcgcctCGTGTTGAGCGGTAGCGTCATTTTGCACGGGCAAAGGCCTTATCTGGATGGATTCGCAAATCACCATCCACCGTACTAAGCCGTCGTTATTTCGGCCGCCGTTTTGCTTATTTCTtaacaacttcgatgttcacaccaatcttggcaagtgaattctcatcagcgcgaataccatcgaaaacggttCCTGCAATTTTTCCCCGATTGATGCATCACTATGTCGATCGCGGACTTTAGATGTGATCATAACGTGCTATGCCAATGGTCCAAactaacatcttcgtctccattaccgcgaggcatcGTTCGTTGTATTTTATATTTGGTGCACAACCTTGGAAGACggcagggcggacgacactgtggtaaattttggattttagacgttcgttggtacgtcgatcacaaagaacgctagttgtagaacgccacttcatccaagtagccctaattcgtgaagcaattttattacaCAGTTCACatttgactgatagcgttgatccgaaatatttaaCTCGCTTACTTTTGGGcaggtgcctgtttcatggggatcggtcgtcaaaaactcagttttattcagattgaatctgagaccGGGTTGTATGAGGGAACGTTTGCTATGAGAACTgctatgctaggaaaacataatcttcATAAAGCAGGGGGAAGGGCAGGGCAGGATGGATGTCCTGTGTAATTCTGAATTTCTTTAATAAACTTGAAAAATTTCGGTTACTTTTTGAAAAGACTTCGCACTCGCATCATTATTGTCAATTTTCTGTTAATAGGTTGATTACACTGTAAGGAAATTCTTCTAGTTCACGAATTACTACTAGGTACGCCTTTCTAAGGCGACGCATTGGGCGCTGGGATAATGGATTGGATTTTATGGAATAACCCCAATGGAGTTGTCGCATTTTCTTTATGAGTGATTTATCTACTACTACTTCCATTTTTTGATCAATCCAATCCGTCCACGTGTATCCAATCCATAGCCTGTCGAAGGGCCCAAATAATCCGGTAACAAAAACTGATGAAACATGGAACTTCCGAATAACAGCAGCTTTTATTTACTACTTCCATATAGTAGCACAGAGGGAACATCCGCTACTGTTGTTGTGTTGAGATAGTTACATTTCCAGATTATAGACAGAACAGAAATGGCAAATTTAGCGTTTTTAATACGATGAGTGACATGAAATTCGGTGCCATTATCAATCGAAATAACGCTACTTAGATACACAAATTTTTAGACGCCTTTGATTTTCTGCCCATGCAGTACcatggttttgttgttgtttatcttcagccccACTGCGCCTCCCCAATTCCAAGCTCCAAgctgagagcaaacagataatAGCGTGTCGAACTATTTCAGGAAAGATGGCTTAGCCGTTTGAAACCCTCCGCGATGTCCAGCCGAAACCACATGGACAACGTTCCCAATGACGAGAAGAAATGTGGTCCATATAGTATCATGCAGACAGGAAACTAGCCTGTTCTCTATTCAAGCCTGTTCAAgctgttccttgatgcgttccaggttGATTTTAGTTAATATCTTTGCAACAACAGGAAACAAGcctgattcccatggtaccagatagtcTGTAGTGAACCACTCTGGATGAGTTCCCGTGTAAACTTGTGTATGATCGTTGTGAATACAGTGTTTTCCTGTACTACCACGTCCCCGTGGCAGATAAGAAACCTGCCATTAGCATCTTTCACAGGGCAATCGAAATATAGTATTTACGTCCACCTATATCTTATTTTGTGATATGTTATACGATGCCGAATTCGTAATTATTTGCGCCAACTTCTTTTTCCCTGAGCAACGTATGTAATAGTGGAGTTCTTTTTATCACGGCATACCCTGCGGAACATTTCTCGTACTTTTGAACGACAATGGAACTCTTTCAACCTAGCACAGCTCTCAGCTCCTTACGTTCACCGATCCGCCTCCACGTTTTCACATTCAGCCCGGTCTTGTAAAGTCCTTTTGGGAAATGGCGGATAATTTCGTACGCACCAGAGGTTCACGGACTTTTGATGGCTGCTCAGTGCTCATCAATACTGCCTTGGGAGTGTAGAAATTTGCAGATTCCTAAGCCACACATTTCTACCCCTTTTACTTGCCTTTAGCGATAGTCATAAGATACGATGAGTGTATTTTTCAGTCTTAACTCACAGGGGAGGGATTTTAATTTGAGTTTGAAAATGGCATGAAATCGTAGGTACTGATATTTTTGTGTTTGAAAATTTGCGTTTTAGGGATATTCAAGCTTTTCATTTGCATAACACGCATTTTTATAGGTATAACAAGCCGTGCCAGGACTGGAACAATTCGTTTAATTTGACCTGGAAACATTGAACGCTTTGGTCACTTGTTTCCAGATCTGTTTCCACTTGTTTTTAGTATCTTGTCTGGCTCTCTGGGTAGCTGTTAAGGTCAGTCTCAATTTTTATAAGGGAATTTTGACGTCCCAGTGCATATTACTTTGTTTCGaatgaaggtggaaatcttggaaagaatTTGCTGCGCCTTCCAGGAACTTACATTCATTCAAACCATTTCCACTCTTCTGTCTATATTTTCGTGCAACCATCGTGAGGTATTCCTTTGCGGGTATGGATATGATCTACAGCAACCCGTTTATATCACGCGTCTGCTGGCTTTTCCAGATTTGCACTCTTGGAACTTTTTCTGCATCACGGCTATTGTGGCGTTTATCAAGACCCAATTTGCCTATGATCTCAGAACCACCACCAAACTGTGGGGTCGCGTACCTACCTCCAAAGTGCAGTTCAACCTCCTTAAACCTCCCACAATCGAGCATAATGTGTCAGAGGCTTTCGGGTGTAGTGGCGTAATCACGACAGTTGAAAGAATCGACAATACCATCGGAGTTACCTTGCCATTGCTGCCTTCTCCTGTATAATTCCTGTCCAATGATTCTTCGGAAATCTGCAGCCACCTCGAAATCGCTTTCCTTTTCTCCTGGATTTAATGCGCTTCGTTAGCTAGAAGATCTGTAGGGATCATTTTCATTATGACATACATATCTCTTCCGATGTTGCTCTAAATGCTCGACGATTGAGTTTTCTAGCTTCAGTAGCAATCAAATTTTGTGCCTTCAGTTCCCGTAGTTTCATCACGGTCGAATCGCCTTCTTAAAATTTTTTCGGTGATTGCGGTGCCCCCGGTCGTCACATCCTCTGAGAAAGATTTAGAAAGATGGTGTAGTAATCACTATGGGTGAAGCGATCATTCTCCGGCAGGCCATACCTTTCGCTGACGAGGTACTGAGATATGTGAGCTCATGTGTTACACCTTAGGAGGTAGGAGCGCAACTAGCGGCGGTTAGCATTGAGGTAAAGTAAAGGTTTCGCTTGGGTTTTAGTTATTTCTGAGCTTAAATCTCTCTataatctctctctctctattacTTGTCAAATTTGCATGTTCCTGGCTTACCAGACGTTTTCCGGGAATAATTAGAATTTAGTTCATTGGTACACGTGTCGCCTATTTCCACGAAAGATTTAGTGGGAGGTTTGGTAGCTGCATACAGAACCATTCAAGGTCCAGCAAATTGAAAACTGACATCAGGCATCGATTCTAAATCCTAATTTCTATTTGACAATTTGATAATTCAAGGGATATACTTATGTAATTTTAACAAAAGAATATTCGCTTTTCACACAATGGAACCATATATTACAACAATAATATACATAACGATTTAGATGACtgtgaatttaaaaatattaacaaaatgtTATAATGGCTTATTAGTGGACGTTTTGGTTGTCTTTGCAATTGTAACTTATTAATAACTTAAATAGTATGTCAAAAAAACATGTAAGAGATCCTTACGTATATTCGAATACTTCGTTCATAACTACCCACTCCGATATCGCAACATATcatctgaagcaatttcataaaactAAATATTTAATAGACCTAAAAACGAAATTCAGCCCCATTTCCATGTATCTTTAATCATATCTGCTGTTTTCTCTCCAATCATCACTGACATGGCGTTTGTGTGTGATGTTGGCGGAAATGGAATGACGCTGGTGTCTGCAACTCGTAACCTTAGGATTCCATGCACTTGGAGCTGAGGATTGACGACAGTGGTAGGATCTTCAGGAATTCCCATTTTGCATGTAGCTACTTGATGATGAAGTGTGTAGGACAGGGTTCGAATTGAACATCTCCAGTAGTTATCAGATCCGAAGTGGTGTTCCCGACATTGAGGCAGAGGGGTGTCATGTAATCTGGCGCCAAGTCTTTGTAACGCTGGGGATTGACTAAGACGTATGGCTGCTTTAATTCCGTACAAGAGTGTTTCTACATCTTCCTgcctggtgaagtactgtggaTCAATTATGGGCCAATGGAAGGGATTTTTATCCCGGAGATGGATATATCCTACCGATTTGGGATGGAATAACATGATTAGCGTTGAGAAATGATCTTGCGGGATAGTTTCTAGTTGCTTAAAGACGGTATCATAGACATCGTCCTTGACATTGGCACCTCTTTTAAGTCCAGTGCCTTGATCTGAAGCAAAACTTCCAGGAACAAAAATCAGTTCGACGTCAGGCATATCTGGAGGTTCTTCAGAATTGGGAGTTTTTACGAAAGCTAATGCTTCTACCCCGCCGATTAAGGTTAATCTACCTCTGCCTTTAATGTATTGCTTGAAGTCATTCACATTCAGATCGCTGACCAGGAGGGTGTTTCCAGTGGAATTGAGAATAAAGGTCGGGCCAAAGTGACTCATATGATCGTATAGAAGTTTACCCACTGGCAAGTCTTTTATGAGGGGAATTTGTAGTTGATTTAGGTGTTCTTGAGGTCCAATTCCTGAGAGCATCAGAAGTTGTGGAGAGTTGAAAGCCCCGGCGGAAAGGATGACTTCCCTCTTTGCACCGACTTcatatctttttttcttgtatGAATATTCAACGCCATATGCTTCTTTGGACACTGGATTTATCAGAACCTTCGTCACTCGCGTGTTTATCATGACGTGAAGGTTTGGCCTGAATTGAATTGGCTTCAAAAATGCTCTGGCTGCACTATGACGACGTCCTCTGAGTGTATTAGCTTGAACGAATGAAATTCCTACTTGACTTTCACCATTATAGTCCACCTCGTTTAAACCAGCTTCTACTCCAGCTTGTACGAACGGCCCTACCATGCCGCTCCTGTAAGGTACATCTTCTGTGCTCAGGAGaccttgtgtattgtggtatgGTGAATTCCGCCAAGCTCGCAAGTTGGCCCTTTCCGATTTTAGGAAATACGGTAGTACCTCTCGATATGACCATCCAACATTACCGGCGGCTGCCCACCTATCGAAATCCCTCCTATTTCCACGATTGTAGATCATATAATTGATTGCGCTAGTTCCTCCCAATACTTTTCCTCTGGGCAGAGCACATTCGTTGTTGTTCATTCCGTAACATGCATTGTATTGAGGTGTGGATTTGTAGTTCCAGTTTGACGAAGTACCTTGTAGAAAAGCAGCAAGCGCCGGAATTTCATGGAAGAGATTTTCTACCCCACCTGTCTCTATGAGAAGAACGTTCCATTGTGGATTTTCCGTGAGACGGTTGGCGATGACCGAACCGGCTGGCCCTGAGCCTACTATAATGAAGTCGTACACTTGTCTGGCGGTTTTAGGAccttgaagaaaaaagaaaactacgTATAAGTTAAAGTATTCGAAGGACACTGAAAGGAGGTTTTGGGAATATTTTCGGAATTCCATTTTCCGAAGTATGAAATTAATGTTTGACTTCATGGTTTTCGAACTTCTGTCACCTGTTCCTACTACCAACTGttcataaaattttcattttgccGTAATGTAAGTCTACACAAAAATTACAATGAATTTTGTCCCTCGGGATTCCACATCGGAGCTCTACATAAAAGACAAGAATTGAGAGTTAGCGATTTTCATCACGGATTCCAGTGATGGCTCCGAAAATGGTGCATTTTTTTCGTTTGTATATTAGCGTTGCTTAGCTTCCAATCTAAGGAAAGCTTAGTTTAAATATTCTTGTTCTAAGGTTCGACAGGTGTTGACTGGTACGTCATTTCGGTTGACCAATTGAACCAGTCTCAAGAGCAATATGCCCTCTGCATCAGTTGAGTCCTCCCATCTTTTGGATGGGGCTCTTCGAGGCCATTTCCCATGGACTTAACTTACGGCTATTGTATTTTGGTCATCTCCTGGAGGTTCATTCATTTACTGTTGTACCGTTTGGTtcgaatttattatttaatgtATGCTTAAATTAAGCCGGCCACCTGATGTCGTTTTTGGATTAAGTCAGAATATCGAATTTGGATTTATGGTTTCCCAGATAATTGAGTCTTTTTTTCCCGTTTCGTCTCCCACTTTCCTGATTGACGTTGCTGTTTGTCCTCTTTCTTTGTCTTTTCAACAACAACGTTTAATCCACAAAATGATAATATCAAATTAATTCTTCTAGTATTAAACACAGTAATAATTTCCATTTGACTGATCGATACCAATAGCGGATTTTAGGAAACGCCAGTGGTGTACTCATTTGAAGCAAGATCCTGTTGGAATGATGTTTGGAAATACAGTCAGAATTTCTAGGATCAAATCATGAACGGAATATCAAGACAATATAGTACTTCACAGGACACGAAAAATTTGGATCTATCTCTTGCTTTGTCGGCATAATCTTTCATGCTTGCATGTAACTTCAGGTTTCGCACTAGTTTTGGTTAGTCTTTTAGATTCGGAGCAAATAAGGTCAAGGTCTTGAGGGCGAATGCAAATTTTTCCTTCACAAACCAAAATCCTTCTAGTTTGTCATAAGTATCCTCGTATAATGTTGGATTTTGGCTCCAAATAAGTTCCACTGAGAGCTCTCTTCGTGCGATTTCCCGCTTTACTAGGTAGTTCTAACTATATATGTCTAAGGATTTGCCTGGTATATCGCTTAATGTCTTTCTCAATTTTTACGACCTACTCTTTGAATTGATAGAGAACAAGGTAGACAATGCATCCGAAATACCAGCTTTTATTAAGGAGCTCCATCGAATATAGGTGATCGGTTTACTTGGTCTCCGTTGAATATAGTGATGCAAATAGGCTGGAGAACCAGTTATTTAAAAGGAATATAATTAGGTTTTTAAGAGGTGCTCAGAAGAATGCCTTATAGGAAGAACCTTCTTCGATTCAAGTTAGGATGTCGCAGGATCCTCAGTTGTCCTACGATGCTAATGACGGCGAAAAGTGCTAAAATCGGGAACTCTCAGAAAAGTGCTAAGTATGAATGGCCGGAAAGAAGAAAGGGTTTCAATAGGTACTAGGTCCTTAGGAACAGTCGTTAGAGTTCTAGAACAGTGATAAAAATGCGGAAAATGCCGCAAAAAGTCATACAGACAGTGAAAGTTATGGCTCATGAAAAGGTAAGGGCGAACAAATCTTTCGGATTTAATTTTGGAGCTGGGAACACAGTATTCCGGGCCGACCCAgggcgacctctgaatgtgtaCACACGATACTGGCAGTTCGGAGTGTGGAACTCTGCATGTGCCTTAAATAAACAGTAgaacattttttttgagaatcgtgttttcatcatcaccatcggcgcaacaaccggtatccgatctaggcctatcttaataaggaacctgaGTTACCCTGTTTTTGCACCGAAATCCATCACTCCGATGTCActaaaagttgcctggcgtcCAGTcctacatcatcgctccatctgaggcagggtctgcctcgtcttatttttctacggtagatattgcctttgttgactttccgcgctggatcatcctcatcataaggattaagtaacccgctcaTTGCGATCTATTCTGCTGGAGTTTGTCCACAACCAGGCCAGATggtcggtcgtggtatcgctcatagatttcgtcgttatattggCTACGGAATCCTTCATGTCCTTGTGGGGGACAAATATTCTCGTACAGTAAAAGTTttatcctatggtgagacgtttcgagcagaacagtttttgtaagctgaaataggctctgttggctgacaacaaccgtgcgcggatttcatcatcgtaagagaaattatcacagtctcaaagttgtagtctcctatctttattgtttttatttgaccagtgttatttgatgttgttgcctgTTTGGGTTtaggtgttgacgttgccatcatgtttcgtcttgccttcattaatgtgcgcacaagatctcgcgccgtctgctcgatttggatgaaggttaATTGTACATCACGGGTTTttcttcccacgatgtcaatatcgtcagcataggccagtaattgggtggacttaaggaggatagtgcctctcgcatttacctcagcatcacggatcactttttttcaTGATTAGGTTGAAAAGGGGACACGACAGGGCATGTCCTTGTGTTagattgttgttgatgtcgaatggtctcgagtgagcctgttgcttttatttggccacgcacattggtcaagtcgatgaattacacgggatgtttcttctatgcttggtggtgctaGTATTTtttcatcgtcttcagttggcgagacctctaaTTCGCCATCGGTCCAATATGCCGAtattgttggaaatcagatttttctttttgcctcggcaggatatgcatcgaggtgtataaggtttcatcctgctgactgttGGTAAAACGTTCGCGCTTGATACGGTTGCTCCCtttacttctcgagttcacagaccagtTCAttttcctaggcttcctttttccgtctgtaaagtcgcttctctgctcgacgaagttcgcgataagtctccgcgcgtgcccgcgttctttgagaatgcagcattacttgctgttgttgttgctagcttatattcatcgtcgagcaagccgttccgacttttttacgactggagccaagtatgtgtGTGATTGTATGTATCAATTGATAACGTTCTCCACAGCGATTCTGAAGATGATTTGTCAATAGTTCATCTCAagaacctctgttgactgcgttgTTGATATTGCCTTTAGAAAATTGAGTGATAATAGACTGTAGAGATCGGCAAAAACAGTGGCTTGGTAACAGTATCATGGCAACTTTTGTTCTCTCTAGTTCAGTTTTGGCAGTCTGTTTGGTACCGAGAGAGACTTGAAAAAAAGATGGTCCTACGACGAAGAGGAAGTTCAGGCCGCTTTGcgaaatttttttattcatagcATTAGTATCAGTATTATTGCAATTATGGGATAAAGTAAATAGTTCTGGACCTTTTTAAGactttgggtaaaacaaaatcttattaaaatcggcttactctctgtctgtcaaacgTACTTTTGCCAAAAACGGTTTTACTTctcgacacgaaatttggtgggacgtTTGAAACTGTGGAAACGCACGCATGTACACATCCATTTCGAAATGCTGTAATACACAACTGGCTTTACCAAACAGAAAATTGTCAAAGAACTTTTTAAAGCATGGTGTTAAACATTACTCTTTATCCTTACTGCACACTTCGTGAGATATGGCTCATTCAAGGAACTTTATACTTCATCCGATTTGCAAATGATGAGTATAAGCCAACAGACCGGACAGGGATTGACTAAAGCTTGAAACCGGATGAGGATTGTTCATGCGAACCGGAAAGCCAAATTCTTATAACAGCATCAACTCAACTGACTTTGTGGTATGCCCTGTGCTCGAATAACGTACTGCCGATGACGCGGTAGTGAAAATTGCTTTATTGTCACGGACAATCACATTGAGATCACCCATCATGGTCAACCCTTTCCTATACTGGTTGTAATTGTTTTTAGAAAGCCTTCTTCTCGGAAATCTCAGTTGCACAGCACATCATGATTGTATTGATCCGTAACATGGATTAGAATATTTCAGTCAAaattctgtcagaaactggctaCCCGGTCTTCAGAGATCGCCTTGCAGCGTCTGCTATCACTACGCTAGAGTAATAAAGCATAGTGCCACAAGAGGGAGAAAACCACTCCCCTGGGTCCCACTATTGaatttcgcttaggcccagaatgtccaggttATGTCAGTGGAATACCtgatcaagttggagaaagcaagcatcgTGGAGGTCCTCGATACCGCTATTAACACGTTGTGTACACTCAGTTAAAGATCGCCAAAGAGTGTAATCGGTTGGGTCAGTCGCCATCCGAGACGCTTTTGACGTTTCGGGAGCAaggaagttttgaaatttgcaggttgctgttATCACATTTTCCGCTTTTGCAAAAcgataaaatgatttttttatgttGTCTTGTCAGGTTGCCTCGAGAGGACGTCTGCTGTGCTCGGTATCCACGGGGTTGGTACTACCACGCTTGAAGTCCGTAAACCATTGTTTTCCAATTTCAATCAATAGTATTGATGTCCGATAATATTTATCTGGTGCCTACTATGATGGTagcctttttttttatcaaaaacaatattttatcttctttccatcgtttttaaTAACTCAAAACT of Hermetia illucens chromosome 4, iHerIll2.2.curated.20191125, whole genome shotgun sequence contains these proteins:
- the LOC119655903 gene encoding glucose dehydrogenase [FAD, quinone]-like, giving the protein MNLFVFFVCYLALVPSAFGSILYNGLPSIMSTYLEDILNFGNESVISVQKQIVGPKTARQVYDFIIVGSGPAGSVIANRLTENPQWNVLLIETGGVENLFHEIPALAAFLQGTSSNWNYKSTPQYNACYGMNNNECALPRGKVLGGTSAINYMIYNRGNRRDFDRWAAAGNVGWSYREVLPYFLKSERANLRAWRNSPYHNTQGLLSTEDVPYRSGMVGPFVQAGVEAGLNEVDYNGESQVGISFVQANTLRGRRHSAARAFLKPIQFRPNLHVMINTRVTKVLINPVSKEAYGVEYSYKKKRYEVGAKREVILSAGAFNSPQLLMLSGIGPQEHLNQLQIPLIKDLPVGKLLYDHMSHFGPTFILNSTGNTLLVSDLNVNDFKQYIKGRGRLTLIGGVEALAFVKTPNSEEPPDMPDVELIFVPGSFASDQGTGLKRGANVKDDVYDTVFKQLETIPQDHFSTLIMLFHPKSVGYIHLRDKNPFHWPIIDPQYFTRQEDVETLLYGIKAAIRLSQSPALQRLGARLHDTPLPQCREHHFGSDNYWRCSIRTLSYTLHHQVATCKMGIPEDPTTVVNPQLQVHGILRLRVADTSVIPFPPTSHTNAMSVMIGEKTADMIKDTWKWG